The Saccopteryx leptura isolate mSacLep1 chromosome 2, mSacLep1_pri_phased_curated, whole genome shotgun sequence genome has a window encoding:
- the CELF3 gene encoding CUGBP Elav-like family member 3 isoform X4, producing MNRPIQVKPADSESRGEDRKLFVGMLGKQQTDEDVRKMFEPFGTIDECTVLRGPDGTSKGCAFVKFQTHAEAQAAINTLHSSRTLPGASSSLVVKFADTEKERGLRRMQQVATQLGMFSPIALQFGAYSAYTQALMQQQAALVAAHSAYLSPMATMAAVQMQHMAAINANGLIATPITPSSGTSTPPAIAATPVSAIPAALGVNGYSPVPTQPAGQPAPDALYPNGVHPYPAQSPAAPVDPLQQAYAGMQHYTAAYPAAYSLVAPAFPQPPALVAQQPPPPPQQQQQQQQQQQQREGPDGCNIFIYHLPQEFTDSEILQMFVPFGHVISAKVFVDRATNQSKCFGFVSFDNPASAQAAIQAMNGFQIGMKRLKVQLKRPKDANRPY from the exons atGAACAGGCCCATCCAGGTCAAGCCAGCCGACAGCGAGAGCCGAGGAG AAGACCGGAAGCTCTTTGTGGGGATGCTAGGGAAGCAGCAGACAGATGAAGACGTCCGGAAAATGTTTGAGCCTTTTGGGACCATAGATGAGTGCACTGTGCTGCGGGGGCCAGACGGCACCAGCAAAG GCTGCGCCTTCGTGAAGTTCCAAACCCATGCAGAGGCCCAGGCGGCCATCAACACCCTTCATAGCAGCCGGACCCTGCCG GGTGCCTCATCCAGCCTGGTGGTGAAGTTTGCTGACACAGAGAAGGAGCGAGGTCTCCGCCGAATGCAGCAGGTGGCCACCCAGCTGGGCATGTTCAGCCCTATCGCCCTCCAGTTCGGAGCCTACAGCGCCTACACCCAGGCC CTGATGCAACAGCAGGCGGCCCTGGTGGCGGCTCACAGTGCCTACCTCAGCCCCATGGCCACCATGGCTGCTGTGCAGATGCAACACATGGCCGCCATTAATGCCAATGGCCTCATCGCCACCCCCATCACCCCATCCTCAG GAACCAGCACCCCTCCTGCCATCGCTGCCACGCCTGTCTCGGCAATCCCTGCTGCCCTGGGCGTCAACGGCTACAGCCCGGTGCCCACCCAGCCCGCCGGGCAGCCTGCCCCTGATGCTCTGTATCCCAACGGGGTTCACCCCTACCCAG cccagagccccgCGGCCCCGGTGGACCCCCTACAGCAGGCCTACGCAGGGATGCAGCACTATACGG CAGCCTACCCGGCAGCCTACAGCCTGGTTGCACCTGCATTCCCGCAGCCTCCTGCCCTGGTCGCCCAGCAGCCCCCGCCTCcgccccagcagcagcagcagcagcagcaacagcagcagcaacggGAAG GCCCTGATGGTTGCAACATTTTCATCTACCACTTGCCCCAGGAGTTTACTGACTCAGAGATCCTCCAGATGTTCGTCCCCTTTGGCCATGTCATCTCTGCCAAAGTCTTTGTTGACCGAGCCACCAATCAGAGCAAGTGTTTTG GCTTTGTGAGTTTTGACAATCCAGCCAGCGCCCAGGCTGCCATCCAGGCCATGAACGGTTTCCAGATTGGCATGAAGCGCCTCAAAGTCCAGCTAAAGCGGCCTAAGGATGCCAACCGGCCCTACTGA